The segment TCGGAATATATATCCGTCATGTACTGCACATTAAATCGGAAGAAATCGGCCATTTCACAAGCCGCATCTATCTCTGCCTGATAGGCATTCTTGCTTTGAGCTAGCATGCTGGCGGCATTCATTCTCGCTCTGAACGGACCCGCCAGTAGATCTGCGGCTTTCAGGAATATCGCTGCCCGTTCTTGCCAAGGCATATTTGCCCAGGCCGAGCGTGCTTTCAGTGCAGCGCGAATTGCTGCAGTGACGTGCTTCTTTTCCGCTTTGTGATACTTTCCTAGAACCAATTTGTGATCATGGGGCGCAGTCATCTTGGCGGTCTTACCGGTCTTCACCTCTTCAGCACCGATGTATAAAGGTGCCTCGATAGGCTTCTTCTTCATGGCCCGGTAGGTCTTCAATAATTCTTTGCGCTCTGGACTTCCAGGGGCGTATGAGAGTACGGGCTCATTGACTGCTACGGGAGGAGTGAAATATTCGTTGGACATGATACGATCTATCAGTTTTTTATTTGGGAGTCCAAAGGTAGGATTATGGCTATCATCAGTACGTAACTCTGAGATGTGATCGCTTACTTATCTATATTCACCCGAGCTTGACCGATATGCGTGTTCTTCGATTGAAATCCTTTGTCATTTTCCTATCCGTACTCTGGGTGTCGGTATGCTCAGAGTATCACGCACAAGGACTGGAGATCCAGTTCGATCACCTGGGTGTGCGGGATGGGCTTTCTCAAGCCACAGCGTATTGCATCTATGAAGACCGTCTAGGCTTCATCTGGGTCGGAACAGATGATGGACTGAATCGCTACGATGGATATGAATGCATCATCTTCAGAGAAGATCCACTCGATGAACGCAGCTTGAGCAACAACTCGGTCAATGCGATCCAAGAAGACTCGAATGGGAATCTATGGGTAGGGACCGATCAGGGGCTCAATCTGCTCTTTGCCGAGCGTATGGATTTCAAGACCCACAAATTCGACTTCCATGACCCAGGTAGCCTGAGCTCAAATACAGTCTGGTGTATGACCCTGGATGCCGATGATAGGCTCTGGATCGGTACAGCCAATGGACTCAATCGTTACAGCACCGCGGATAGTTCTTTCACCAAGTACAAATCAGAGGTGGATGACCCTTTCTCTCTTTCCAATAATTCTGTCAATGCACTCTATACCGATAGCTCAGGTACGCTATGGATCGGGACCAATCAAGGGCTCAACCGATGGAATGTTTCTGATGAAAGCTTCGACCACTTCGATGTACCAGGTGATCTGAGTCGATATGGACAGGTGATCCAATGCATAGGCAGTGGTCCACAAGGGGAACTACTGGTAGGCACAAATCAAGGTGTTTTCGTTCTTCAGGACAGTCTGCTCACTCCGTCTGTCTACACCCAAGTGGCCGATATGAAGATCACCGCCTGCCGGACCGACAAGCAAGGCGACCTCTGGATAGGGACCAATTCTGGACTGTATCATTATCTCAAAGGAAGAAGTGAGCCCATCCTACACATCCATGATGAGCAGAACAATACGAGTATCTCCGATGATAATATCAACTATATCCATGAGGACAGCACGGACATCCTTTGGATAGGGACCTATAGCGGAGGTGTGAATCTCTACTATAGGGAGCAACAGCAGATCTTCCATTACGATAATGAGAATCTCGGGAGAACGGTCTTCCCTTCGGACATCGTTAATTGTATCGAGCAGGTATCATTGGGAGAATTCTGGTTAGGGACCGAAGCCGGTATCGGTATACTGCGTGACGCGACCACTATTTCAGGTATACGCACAGCTATTCCTGAAGAACTGAATGGTAAGAGTGTCAAGTGCATTCTCTCCCGTGACGAACTCTTGGCGGTGGGCACAGATCGGGATGGAGTAGTGCTGATAGACCGTACGAACGGAGAGGTGACCACCTTGAGAAGACGAGCAGACGGTACGGGCTTGATCGATGACCGCATCGCATCTTTGGAGTGGTGTGGCGATGATTTGTGGATAGGCACCCAGGGAAGCGGTATCAACATATATTCTACCGTGACCGACAGTCTTACGCGCATCCAATATGCTCCAGCCAGCAAAGGTGGTCTGGCAGATAATCGCATAGTCGACCTTCAGAAACAGGGCACAGAGGCCATGTGGATAGGAACCGCCTCAGAGGGTGTCCAGCGCTACAGTATCGAAGACGGGACATTCACCGATTACGCAGTGCGGCAGGACTCTAGTCGCATGCTCAGCAGTGACAAGGTCCTCTGTATCTATTTCGATTCGGCTGTTCTGTGGGTCGGGACCAAAGGCGGAGGTGTGAATAAGATCGACCTGCTGACCGACCAAGTGCAATTCTACACCACCGAGAATGGACTGGCCAATAATGTGGTCTATGATATACGCTCAGACCATCAAGGCAGACTGTGGATGACCACTAACAACGGAATCTCCGTATTGGACATCGAGAACGAGAACTTCATCAACTACAACGAGATCGATGGACTTGGCAATCAGACTTTCCTTCCCTCTTCCGGTCTCAGTTCAAGGCGAGGTGAGATATTCTTTGGTGGACGCCAAGGTCTGGACATCATTCGCTATCAGGATATCGAGACCAACAGTGTTCTGCCTAAGGTATATTTCACACAGATGCAGGTCTTCGATTCCAAGCAGAACCAGTATGACCCGGATCTGAGTCGCAATCTGGTGCATGAGATCGAGACCATCGAACTTCGACCTGAGATGTCTCTTATTACGCTGGGATTCAGCGGGCTGAACTATAGGAGACCTGAGAAGAATACGTATGCCTATCGCTTGGCGGGTCTTACTGATGAGTGGACCTTTATCGGAGACCGTAGATATGTCACCTTCTCAGAATTGCCCCCTGGGGATTATCAGCTACAGGTCAAAGCGGCTAATAATGACGGAAGATGGTCTGAAGAACCCTCTCAGATCTATCTTTCTATCATTCCCGCCTTCTATCAGACCAATTGGTTCAAAGCCCTCTTGGTCATCTTCTTTGCACTGATGGTCTTCCTTTTCAATCAATATAGATTGCGAAGGGTGCGTTCCGTCAACAGGAAACTGGAGAAGCGGGTCAAACTACGTACGGCACAGATTGCCAAAGAGAGAGATGAGAAGGCCATCCTGCTCCAAGAGATCCATCACAGGGTCAAGAACAATCTACAGATCGTCAACTCGCTGCTCCGGCTCCAATCCCATTATGTGAAAGATGAAGAGGCCTTATGGGCACTGGATGAATCTCAGAATCGGGTGATGTCGATGGCTATGATACATGAGCGCATGTACAAGACCGAGAATCTGGCCAACATCAATATCCCGGATTATATCCGCGATCTGTGTACAGATATCATCAATACCTATGATCTGAGCAACAATGTGACCTTAGACTTGGATATACAGGTGGAGAAATTGAACCTGGATACGCTCACCCCGCTGGGATTGATCATCAATGAGATCAGCTCCAATGCCATGAAATACGCCTTCCCTGATGGGAGAAGCGGAATCTTCAAGATCCACCTCACAGCCATCGAACCCGGTAAGAAGTTCAAACTCATCATCGGTGACAATGGGGTCGGTATGCCTGTGGATCTGAGCGATACCGAGCAGGATTCACTCGGCACCACACTCATGGAATCCCTGAGTGAACAGCTCAATGGGGAACTGAAACGCATGGATGGACCGGGCACCTTCTACGAAATGAACTTCGAGCAGCTCAAGGACAGTCTCACCGAGTAAGGAAGAACAGGCTGAACCCTGTCAAAAAGAGCACACCACAGAAAGCCAGTAGGCGCAGCCAGAGCGGGGGAACGAACTCTGCCGCCACAAAGGGCCGATGCACCAGGATCAGATTTACGATAGCTATGAAGGGAGCGATCAGGAAGGATATGGTCGTGGCCAGGTCTACCAGATCAGGGATGGAAGTGCCCAAGAAGTAGATGATACCAAAGGTGCCTAGCACGAGTATCCATAAGGTGCGACCATAGGTCTTCGAGCGTTCACCCGATCCCTCAGGCCCATGTAGAAGTAGATGGGCCGTATGGTCCATGGCACGTGCATAGCCATCGAGCACTGCGATACTGGTGCCGAACATGATGGCAAAACCGGCAGAGGCCACGATGATATAGCTCCACTCACCGATAGTCGAGGTATACATCGTGATCACCTGATGGGCAAATCCAGCACCACTGGTAGACAATTCTGTGCCTGTATCGTAGAATAGATAAGAGCCCATCGTGATGAAACAAAGGGCTAATAGAGCCGAGATCACATAGCCCAGATTGAAATCGAACAAGGTCTCCTTCAAGGCCGGACGATAACCGGTCTGTCGGATACGGGCCACCGTCCATAGGCTGTTCCAGGTACTGAGATCCACTGCAGTGGGCATCCAACCCATTAATGCGATAAGGAAAGCGATACCGATGGCATCTTCAGGAAGGATGAACTCCAGAGAGATGTCCTGAGCTACCGGGCCATGGGCAAGTGTGAGCACAAATGCGACCACAGTAGTCAAGAGCAGGACACTGGCTATCACTTTGATCAAGGAGTCCAATACCGAAAAACGACCCCGACTCAAAATGATAGCACATACAAGCAGGATCAGTGCTGAAATGATCGCCAGATCCACTCCCGTATGTTGAGAGATAGCAAAGAGATTATCTAAGAAGCCACTGGTCACTGCAGTCACTGCGGCCGAGACAAAGAACATACTCCCTAAGGTTATGAGCGCATAGGTCCACAGGACCCATTTTCCCAGTCGATGATACCCATCCAGTAAAGAAGTTCCAGTCGCATTGGCATAACGCGAACCGAATTCGAAGAATGGATATTTCATGAGGTTGGCCAACACCACCGCCCAAAGCAGTCCGAATCCATAGAATGCTCCTGCACGTGTGCTCTGTACCAGATGGCTCACCCCTATGGCTGTGCTGGCGAAGAGGATTCCTGGACCCAGGGTCTTCCAAATATTGCCTTTGGTCGCTGATTTCACTTTCGCAATATGCCGAGAAATCCCGTTCATCGATTTTATTATGCGTGCATACTTTATTTTCTATTTTTGTACTATGCACGCAGAAGAAACGGTCGACTATCATCTGAGATATGTATGGGCATCCATCTCACGTATGTACAATGCGGAAGCCAGCAAATACAAAGGCACCATGTCCATCGGATATGTGCTTCTCAATATTGATAAGGAAGGAACCCCCTCTACCAGTTTGGGACCCAAGATGGGTATGGAAAGCACCAGTCTTAGCAGAACCTTGAAACGCATGGAGGACCAAGGCCTGATCATCCGTAAGAAAGACAAGAAGGACGGCCGTATGGTACGTATATTCTTGAGTGATCTGGGCATGGCCATGCGCGAGAAGTCCAGACAGAGCGTTCTCCAGCTCAATCATGTCATCAGAGAACAGATCGAACCTGAAAAACTGGATGTGTTCTTCGAAGTCATGAAAAAAATGCAGTTCATCCTCAATCAGGAAGATGTCTTCCAAAACATCTCAAACCAAGAACAATGAATCGAATCATAGATAAGGTCGCAGTATTGGGCTCAGGGGTCATGGGATCCCGCATCGCCTGTCATTTCGCCAATATCGGTGTAGAGGTGCTCCTTCTCGATATCGTACCGCGAGAACTAAATGAGAAAGAAGAGGCTAAGGGACTGAGTCTCGAAAGCCCTCAGGTGCGCAACAGGTTGGTCAATGATGCGCTTCAGACCGCGTTGAAGAGCAACCCCTCTCCCATTTATAGTAAATCATTTGCCTCGCGCATCAGCACCGGCAACTTCGAGGATGACATGCACCGCATCGCGGATTGCGATTGGATCATCGAAGTGGTGGTCGAGCGATTGGATATCAAACAGATAGTCTTCGAGCAGGTTGAAAAGTATCGCAAGCCGGGCACCTTGATCACCACAAATACCTCGGGCATCCCTATCCATATGCTCATAGAGGGACGTAGTGATGATTTTGTGAAGCACTTCTGCGGGACGCACTTCTTCAACCCTCCACGCTACCTCAAACTCCTAGAGATCATCCCTTCGGAGAAGACCGATCCGGCCATCATCGATTTCCTGATGGACTATGGAGCTAGATTCTTGGGTAAGAAGACCGTGCTCTGTAAAGACACACCGGCCTTCATCGCCAACCGAGTAGGGGTATTCGGGATACAGGCCCTTTTCCATCTGATGCCGGAGATGGGTCTGACAGTAGAAGAGGTCGATAAACTTACCGGGCCGGCCATGGGCCGTCCTAAATCAGCCACCTTCCGCACGTGTGATGTGGTCGGGCTCGATACCCTTATCCATGTGGCCAACGGGGTTAAGGAGAACTGCCCGGATGATGAGCGTAGAGAGGTCTTCGAGATTCCGGACTACGTACAATATCTCGCTGATAATAACTGGTTGGGCTCCAAGTCGGGACAGGGATTCTACAAAAAGGTAAAAGACGAGAAAGGGAAAAGCCAGATCCTCGTCTTCGACATCGAAACGAAGGACTACCGCCCTCAGAACAAGGTCAAGTTCGCCACCTTGGAAGCCGCCAAACAAGTGGATGATCTGGCAAAGCGCACTGCGGTTCTCTATTCAGGAAAAGACAAAGCAGGAGAATTTTATCGCAGACAGTTCCATGCCCTATTCGCCTATGTATCCAACCGTATCCCGGAGATATCGGATGAACTCTACCGCATCGATGATGCCTTGAAGGCTGGATTCGGATGGGAGATCGGTGCCTTTGAGAGTTGGGATGCTGTAGGTGTCAAGGCCGGTCTGGAAGGACTGAGCAATGAAGGACTGAGCGCCTCTGCCTGGGTACAGGAAATGCTGGATGCAGGAATCGATTCCTTCTACCGATTGCAGGACGGAGTGCGTCAGTATTATGACATCCCTTCTAAGAGCTACAAGGACATCCCGGGTCAAGAGAATATCATCTCACTCGCCAATATCACAGATGACAAAATACTCTGGAGCAATTCCGGAACCACGATAAAGGATCTGGGTGACGGCATCATCAATATCGAGTTCCATACTAAGATGAATACCATCGGTGGAGAGGTATTGCAGGGACTCAACAAGGCGGTCGACATGGCCGAGAAGGATTATCGCGGACTGGTCATC is part of the Flavobacteriales bacterium genome and harbors:
- a CDS encoding MarR family transcriptional regulator, which encodes MHAEETVDYHLRYVWASISRMYNAEASKYKGTMSIGYVLLNIDKEGTPSTSLGPKMGMESTSLSRTLKRMEDQGLIIRKKDKKDGRMVRIFLSDLGMAMREKSRQSVLQLNHVIREQIEPEKLDVFFEVMKKMQFILNQEDVFQNISNQEQ
- a CDS encoding Nramp family divalent metal transporter, coding for MNGISRHIAKVKSATKGNIWKTLGPGILFASTAIGVSHLVQSTRAGAFYGFGLLWAVVLANLMKYPFFEFGSRYANATGTSLLDGYHRLGKWVLWTYALITLGSMFFVSAAVTAVTSGFLDNLFAISQHTGVDLAIISALILLVCAIILSRGRFSVLDSLIKVIASVLLLTTVVAFVLTLAHGPVAQDISLEFILPEDAIGIAFLIALMGWMPTAVDLSTWNSLWTVARIRQTGYRPALKETLFDFNLGYVISALLALCFITMGSYLFYDTGTELSTSGAGFAHQVITMYTSTIGEWSYIIVASAGFAIMFGTSIAVLDGYARAMDHTAHLLLHGPEGSGERSKTYGRTLWILVLGTFGIIYFLGTSIPDLVDLATTISFLIAPFIAIVNLILVHRPFVAAEFVPPLWLRLLAFCGVLFLTGFSLFFLTR
- a CDS encoding 3-hydroxyacyl-CoA dehydrogenase/enoyl-CoA hydratase family protein, which codes for MNRIIDKVAVLGSGVMGSRIACHFANIGVEVLLLDIVPRELNEKEEAKGLSLESPQVRNRLVNDALQTALKSNPSPIYSKSFASRISTGNFEDDMHRIADCDWIIEVVVERLDIKQIVFEQVEKYRKPGTLITTNTSGIPIHMLIEGRSDDFVKHFCGTHFFNPPRYLKLLEIIPSEKTDPAIIDFLMDYGARFLGKKTVLCKDTPAFIANRVGVFGIQALFHLMPEMGLTVEEVDKLTGPAMGRPKSATFRTCDVVGLDTLIHVANGVKENCPDDERREVFEIPDYVQYLADNNWLGSKSGQGFYKKVKDEKGKSQILVFDIETKDYRPQNKVKFATLEAAKQVDDLAKRTAVLYSGKDKAGEFYRRQFHALFAYVSNRIPEISDELYRIDDALKAGFGWEIGAFESWDAVGVKAGLEGLSNEGLSASAWVQEMLDAGIDSFYRLQDGVRQYYDIPSKSYKDIPGQENIISLANITDDKILWSNSGTTIKDLGDGIINIEFHTKMNTIGGEVLQGLNKAVDMAEKDYRGLVISNEGQNFSAGANVGMIFMLAVEQEFDELDIAVKMFQQTTTRLRHCNIPVVAAPHGLTLGGGCEICLHVDKVVAHAETYMGLVEFGVGLIPGGGGTKEFALRLADELHDGDMRINQFRNRFLTIGQAKVSTSGEEAFELGYMRRGQDEVVVSREHQLSIAKEACQLMADEGYTAPPPRKDIEVLGNEALGVVYVGADSMRSGNYISDHDQLISEKLGFVLAGGDFTTRTEVSEKYLLDLERRKFLELCAERKTLERLQSIITTGKVLRN